A genomic stretch from Acinonyx jubatus isolate Ajub_Pintada_27869175 chromosome E2, VMU_Ajub_asm_v1.0, whole genome shotgun sequence includes:
- the GOT2 gene encoding aspartate aminotransferase, mitochondrial, which translates to MALLHTGRVLSGVAAAFHPGLAAAASARASSWWTHVEMGPPDPILGVTEAFKRDTNSKKMNLGVGAYRDDNGKPYVLPSVRKAEAQIAAKNLDKEYLPIAGLAEFCKASAELALGENNEVLKSSRYVTVQTISGTGALRIGASFLQRFFKFSRDVYLPKPSWGNHTPIFRDAGMQLHGYRYYDPKTCGFDFTGAIEDISKMPQQSVLLLHACAHNPTGVDPRPEQWKEIATVVKKNNLFAFFDMAYQGFASGDGNKDAWAVRHFIEQGINVCLCQSYAKNMGLYGERVGAFTAVCKDADEAKRVESQLKILIRPMYSNPPINGARIASTILTSPDLRKQWLQEVKGMADRIISMRTQLVSNLKKEGSSHNWQHITDQIGMFCFTGLKPEQVERLTKEFSIYMTKDGRISVAGVTSGNVGYLAHAIHQVTK; encoded by the exons ATGGCCCTGCTGCACACCGGCCGCGTCCTGTCCGGGGTCGCCGCCGCTTTCCATCCCGGCCTCGCTGCCGCGGCTTCTGCCAGAGCCAG CTCCTGGTGGACCCATGTGGAGATGGGGCCCCCAGATCCCATCCTGGGAGTCACAGAAGCCTTTAAGAGAGACACCAACAGCAAAAAGATGAATCTGGGAGTTGGCGCCTACCGGGACGATAATGGAAAGCCTTACGTGCTTCCTAGTGTCCGGAAG GCAGAGGCTCAGATTGCTGCAAAAAATTTGGACAAAGAATACCTGCCCATTGCAGGACTTGCTGAATTTTGTAAGGCATCTGCAGAACTAGCCTTGGGTGAGAACAATGAAGTGTTGAAAAGTAGCCGG TATGTCACCGTGCAGACCATTTCTGGAACCGGGGCCTTGAGGATTGGAGCCAGTTTTCTG CAAAGATTTTTTAAGTTCAGCCGAGATGTTTATCTGCCCAAACCATCCTGGGGAAATCACACACCCATCTTCAGGGACGCTGGCATGCAGCTACACGGTTATCGATACTATGACCCCAAGACATGTGGCTTTGACTTCACAGGCGCTATAGAGGACATTTCG AAAATGCCACAGCAGAGTGTTCTTCTCCTGCATGCCTGTGCCCACAATCCCACGGGAGTGGACCCTCGCCCTGAGCAGTGGAAGGAAATAGCAACAGTGGTAAAG aaAAACAACCTCTTTGCATTCTTTGACATGGCCTACCAAGGCTTTGCCAGTGGTGATGGTAACAAGGATGCCTGGGCTGTACGTCACTTCATCGAACAGGGCATTAACGTTTGTCTCTGCCAATCCTATGCCAAGAACATGGGCTTGTACG GTGAGCGTGTGGGAGCCTTCACTGCGGTCTGCAAAGATGCTGATGAAGCCAAAAGGGTGGAGTCACAGTTGAAGATCTTGATCCGTCCCATGTATTCCAACCCTCCAATCAACGGGGCCCGGATTGCCTCGACCATCCTAACCAGCCCTGACCTGCGAAAACAATG GTTGCAGGAAGTAAAAGGCATGGCTGACCGCATCATTAGCATGAGGACTCAGCTGGTCTCCAACCTCAAGAAGGAGGGCTCCTCCCACAACTGGCAGCACATCACTGACCAGATTGGCATGTTTTGTTTCACAGGACTGAAGCCTGAACAG GTGGAGAGGCTGACCAAGGAATTCTCCATCTACATGACAAAGGATGGCCGCATCTCTGTGGCAGGAGTCACCTCAGGCAACGTGGGCTACCTTGCCCACGCCATTCACCAGGTCACCAAGTAA